In candidate division KSB1 bacterium, the genomic window CCGGTGCGGTTGGATTTATGTGTGCCGTTGGTCAGGACACGGTCTACGAGATCAAGATATTGGCGCATTTTTCAATTAACCAGGCAATGGAACCAATTATTATGTCAAATATAATTCATCAAACAAAAACATGCAAATAAAACCATTTACTTCTACTTGAATTTTTTGAATTTGTTTTGCATATTAAAATCTCGTAAGCCAAAAGGAGAAAATTTCGTGCAAGATCCACGATTTGAAAAATTAGCAAACGTCCTGGTTAACCATTCTACCAAGATTCAAGCCGGTGAATCCGTGCTTATTGAAGCCAGCGAAATTCCCGAGGAAATGGTAATTGCTCTAATCAGAAAAATTCGCGAGCAAAAAGGAGTCCCACTGGTTACCTTGAAAAACAGCCGGATTGGGCGCGAGCTTTTGCGCTGTGCAGACGAGCGAATCATGAAGCAAATCGGTGCTTATGAAGCTTTTCGAATGAAAGGCGTTCAGGCTTATATCGGCGTGCGCGGCAGCTACAACATCACCGAAATGTCGGATGTACCCACCGAAGCGATGCGCCTTTACGAAACTCACTGGTTGAAGCCGGTGCACTTTGAACTCCGGGTGCCGAAAACCAAGTGGGTGATTCTGCGCTGGCCAACGCCATCCATGGCGCAGCAGGCGAAGATGAGCACGGAAGCATTCGAGGCGTTTTATTTCGACGTGTGCACCCTCGATTACTCCAAAATGGAAAAAGCCGCGCAGCCGCTGCAGCAGCTGATGGAGTCGACGGATGAAGTTCGGCTGGTCGCTGCCGACACGGATCTAAAATTCAGCATTAAAGATATTCCGGTGATCTCTTGCGCCGGCAGCCACAACATTCCTGACGGCGAGTGCTTCACCGCCCCGGTTCGCGACTCGGTCAACGGCACGATTCATTTTAACACCGCAACCATCTACCAGGGAACAACCTTTAGCGATGTTCGCCTGACATTTGAGAAAGGCAAAATTGTCGAGGCCTCGGCCAACAACAATAAAAAACTCACCGAAATTTTAGATACGGATGAAGGTGCAAGGTACGTAGGCGAATTTGCCATTGGTTTTAATCCGTACATTACCTCGCCAATGCTGGATATTTTGTTTGATGAGAAAATCGCCGGCTCCTGCCATTTTACCCCCGGTAAGGCCTACGAGGAAGCGGACAACGGCAACCGCTCGAACATTCACTGGGACATGGTCTTGATTCAAACAGGGGAATACGGCGGCGGTGAAATCTATTTTGACGGCAAGCTGATTCGCAAGGATGGCAAATTTGTACTTCCCGAGTTGGCAGGACTTAATCCCGAAAACTTGAAATAATAAAATTTGAGGGGAAAACTATGTGGTCAAAAAGTAAATCTTGTTTACAGAGCGCGCTGCTATTTTCTGTTATCTTTTGCTTTCTGTTATCAAGCCAAGGCTTCGCCAAAGTTCTTCGCGTCGAAGTTAAATTACGCCAACCCGTGCTTGACGGAAAGGTGTACGGCCAATTTGGTGATTACGAACTTGTGAATGGCACCATCTATTTTGGATTTGATCCCGCTAACCCCATGAATGCCCGGATAATAGATATCACACTGGCTCCCAGGAATTCTGCTGGCCTCGTGGAAGCATGGGCCAATTTTGTTGTCCTCAAGCCCGTCGATGACAAAAAAGCGAGGGGCGTTGCGCTCGTCGAAGTCAGCAACCGTGGCGGTAAGTTTTCGCCCAGCTATTTTAACCGTGCGGCAACCGGAAGCATGGACCCCAACGACCCCGAGGCTTTCGGTGATGAGCTGCTCATGCGCCAAGGGCTGACAGTCATCTGGCTTGGCTGGCAATATGATGTACCCAAAAGAGAAGGCGCTTTACGGCTAAATGTGCCAAGAGCACGCAATCTGGACGGTAGTCCAATTTATGGCCTGGTTCGCAGCGATTGGACGCTCGATAGTCCTGCAAAATCCCTCAAGATCAGTCACCGCAATCACATTGGTTATCCTGTTGCTGATCCGATCTATTCCAAAAATGTTTTGACGGTACGCGATGGCAGGGATGCAAAGAGGCAGGTCCTCCCGCGCGAAAAGTGGCGCTTCGCCCGGGAGGATAGCGGAGAAGTGATCCCGGATTTGACTTACATTTACCTTGAGGGCGGTTTTAAGGCCGGCAAGATTTACGAGTTGGTATACCAGGCTAAAGACCCCGCGGTTGTAGGATTGGGTTTAGCGACAATCCGTGACATCATTTCATATTCGAAATACGATGACCAAAGCCTCTTTCCGGTTAAGCATGGAATTGCCGCAGGTGTTTCACAGACCGGTCGCTTTTTGAGGCACTTTCTATACCAGGGATTTAATACGGATGAAAAAGGGCGCCGAGCGTACGATGGCCTGATGATTATCACAGCCGGCGCCGGACGCGGTAGTTTCAACCATCGGTTCGCGCAGCCCTCTCGCGACGCCCACCGTTATTCAGCTTTTTTCTACCCAACAGACATTTTTCCATTTACCAGCCTGAGCCAGCACGACCCGGGCCAGTGGCGGTCTGACGGATTGCTCGCTCACCAGCACAACCCCGCGCATGCTCCAAAAACATTTTATATAAATACGGGCTATGAGTATTGGGGCCGTGCTGCTTCTTTGATTCATACCTCCGTGGATGGTACCAAAGATGTTGAGCCTTTGCCAAATGAGCGCATTTTCCATCTCGCCAGCGGACAGC contains:
- a CDS encoding aminopeptidase, translated to MQDPRFEKLANVLVNHSTKIQAGESVLIEASEIPEEMVIALIRKIREQKGVPLVTLKNSRIGRELLRCADERIMKQIGAYEAFRMKGVQAYIGVRGSYNITEMSDVPTEAMRLYETHWLKPVHFELRVPKTKWVILRWPTPSMAQQAKMSTEAFEAFYFDVCTLDYSKMEKAAQPLQQLMESTDEVRLVAADTDLKFSIKDIPVISCAGSHNIPDGECFTAPVRDSVNGTIHFNTATIYQGTTFSDVRLTFEKGKIVEASANNNKKLTEILDTDEGARYVGEFAIGFNPYITSPMLDILFDEKIAGSCHFTPGKAYEEADNGNRSNIHWDMVLIQTGEYGGGEIYFDGKLIRKDGKFVLPELAGLNPENLK